Proteins encoded by one window of Streptomyces uncialis:
- a CDS encoding carbon-nitrogen family hydrolase — translation MRASLLQIGADDAESVASRRTRVASLVREQSDADLVVLPELWTTGAFAYESFAAESEPLKGPTYEVMARAAADTGVWLHAGSVPERDPDGTLYNTSLVFAPDGSLAASYRKIHRFGFDRGEAVLMGAGSELVTVRLPGTTVGLSTCYDLRFPELFRGLVDAGAEVLVVSAGWPERRLGHWTLLARARAVENQAFVLACGTSGGHAGVPQAGHSMVIDPWGEVLGEVTGAGDAVLSVEFDPARVGVVREEFPALKDRRPHFRA, via the coding sequence GTGCGCGCCTCTCTCCTCCAGATCGGCGCAGACGACGCCGAATCGGTCGCTTCCCGCCGTACCCGGGTCGCCTCGCTCGTCCGGGAGCAGTCGGACGCGGACCTGGTGGTGCTTCCCGAGCTGTGGACGACCGGCGCGTTCGCGTACGAGTCGTTCGCCGCGGAGTCCGAGCCCCTGAAGGGGCCCACGTACGAGGTGATGGCCCGGGCGGCGGCCGACACGGGCGTCTGGCTGCACGCGGGGTCCGTGCCCGAGCGTGACCCGGACGGCACCCTCTACAACACCTCCCTGGTCTTCGCCCCCGACGGCTCGCTCGCCGCGTCGTACCGCAAGATCCACCGGTTCGGTTTCGACCGGGGCGAGGCGGTGCTGATGGGCGCGGGCTCGGAGCTGGTCACCGTGCGGCTGCCCGGGACCACGGTCGGTCTCTCCACCTGCTACGACCTGCGGTTCCCCGAGCTGTTCCGGGGGCTGGTCGACGCGGGGGCGGAGGTGCTGGTCGTCTCCGCGGGGTGGCCGGAGCGGCGGCTCGGGCACTGGACGCTGCTGGCGCGTGCGCGGGCCGTCGAGAACCAGGCGTTCGTCCTCGCCTGCGGGACCTCCGGGGGGCACGCGGGGGTGCCCCAGGCGGGACACAGCATGGTGATCGACCCCTGGGGCGAGGTCCTCGGGGAGGTCACGGGGGCGGGCGACGCGGTGCTTTCCGTCGAGTTCGACCCCGCGCGGGTGGGTGTGGTCCGGGAGGAGTTCCCGGCCCTCAAGGACCGCCGGCCCCACTTCCGAGCCTGA
- a CDS encoding maleylpyruvate isomerase family mycothiol-dependent enzyme, whose protein sequence is MSLHPSLQNYADAWTHSVEAIAELVQPLVEGEWNRATPCPGWSVRDIVSHVIGLDCEMLGDPRPIHTLPRDLYHVQTEHQRYMEMQVDVRRHHTGPEMTSELEYTVIRRSRQIRNETRQPETKIRGLLGSEETLEFAMRRRAFDIWVHEQDLRIALAQPGNLDSPGAHIARDAMLEALPKVVAKDAGAPPNSAVVVDVHGPVEFLRTVRVNADGRGSVDGAPSLGPLVTLGLDWETYFRLACGRVSLESVRERIKAEGDQEFAAAILRNFAITP, encoded by the coding sequence GTGAGTCTCCATCCCAGCCTTCAGAACTACGCCGACGCCTGGACGCACTCCGTGGAAGCGATAGCGGAGCTGGTGCAGCCGCTCGTGGAAGGGGAGTGGAACCGCGCGACACCCTGTCCGGGCTGGTCGGTCCGGGACATCGTGTCGCATGTCATCGGCCTGGACTGCGAGATGCTCGGCGACCCGCGGCCGATCCACACCCTGCCCCGCGATCTGTACCACGTACAGACGGAGCACCAGCGGTACATGGAGATGCAGGTCGACGTCCGGCGGCATCACACCGGGCCCGAGATGACGTCGGAGCTGGAGTACACGGTCATCCGCCGCTCGCGGCAGATCCGCAACGAGACCCGGCAGCCGGAGACGAAGATCCGGGGGCTGCTCGGCAGCGAGGAGACCCTGGAGTTCGCGATGCGCAGGCGCGCGTTCGACATCTGGGTGCATGAGCAGGATCTGCGGATCGCCCTCGCCCAGCCCGGCAACCTCGACTCGCCCGGTGCGCACATCGCGCGGGACGCGATGCTGGAGGCGCTGCCGAAGGTCGTCGCGAAGGACGCGGGCGCCCCGCCCAACTCGGCCGTGGTGGTGGACGTGCACGGGCCGGTGGAGTTCCTGCGGACGGTACGGGTGAACGCGGACGGCCGGGGTTCGGTCGACGGCGCGCCCTCGCTGGGCCCGCTGGTCACCCTGGGGCTGGACTGGGAGACGTACTTCCGGCTGGCGTGCGGACGGGTGTCCCTGGAGTCGGTGCGCGAGCGCATCAAGGCCGAGGGCGACCAGGAGTTCGCCGCGGCGATCCTGCGCAACTTCGCCATCACCCCCTGA
- a CDS encoding MFS transporter, translating to MSAGSAGLPGDPPGGRRALVVWSIGVSVYFVAVIFRTSLGVAGLDAADRFRISASALSAFSILQLLVYAGMQIPVGLLVDRLGTKKVLVIGAVLFTAGQLGFALAPSYGTALAARALLGCGDAMTFISVLRLGTRWFPARRGPMIAQLAGLAGMAGTLVSTLVVARLLHGVGWTAAFAGSSLAGVLVLVPLLLFLKDHPGAAERPEGTRPRQGAAFVRRQLSSSWAEPGTRIGLWVHFTSQFPAMVFLLLWGLPFLVEAQGLTPDAAGGLLTLLVVSNMLVGLVYGQIVARHHAARLPLVLGTVGATAAVWALTLAWPGGRPPLAVLVTLCVVLGAGGPASMIGFDFARPANPPERQGTASGIVNMGGFVASMTTLLAVGLLLDLTGGEYRAAFSAVFVLQAVGLAQIVRLRARAATRERERLVASRVTTVHVPAA from the coding sequence GTGAGCGCCGGGTCGGCGGGGCTGCCCGGCGACCCACCCGGCGGGCGCCGCGCGCTCGTCGTCTGGTCGATCGGGGTCTCCGTCTACTTCGTCGCGGTCATCTTCCGCACCTCGCTCGGCGTCGCCGGCCTGGACGCGGCCGACCGCTTCCGGATCAGCGCGTCCGCCCTGTCCGCCTTCTCGATACTGCAACTGCTCGTGTACGCGGGCATGCAGATACCCGTCGGCCTGCTGGTCGACCGGCTCGGCACCAAGAAGGTGCTGGTCATCGGGGCCGTGCTGTTCACCGCCGGACAGCTCGGCTTCGCGCTCGCCCCCTCGTACGGCACCGCCCTCGCCGCGCGGGCGCTGCTCGGCTGCGGCGACGCGATGACGTTCATCAGTGTGCTGCGGCTCGGCACCCGCTGGTTCCCGGCGCGGCGCGGTCCGATGATCGCGCAGCTCGCCGGACTCGCGGGTATGGCGGGGACCCTCGTCTCCACCCTGGTCGTCGCACGGCTGCTGCACGGCGTCGGCTGGACGGCCGCGTTCGCGGGCAGTTCGCTCGCCGGGGTGCTCGTCCTCGTCCCGCTGCTGCTGTTCCTCAAGGACCACCCCGGCGCGGCCGAACGGCCGGAGGGGACCCGGCCCCGGCAGGGCGCCGCGTTCGTCCGGCGCCAGCTGTCCTCGTCCTGGGCCGAGCCCGGTACCCGGATCGGACTGTGGGTCCACTTCACCTCGCAGTTCCCGGCGATGGTGTTCCTGCTGCTGTGGGGGCTGCCGTTCCTCGTCGAGGCGCAGGGCCTGACCCCGGACGCCGCGGGCGGACTGCTCACCCTGCTCGTGGTCTCCAACATGCTGGTGGGCCTGGTGTACGGACAGATCGTCGCCCGGCACCACGCGGCGCGGCTGCCCCTGGTCCTCGGCACGGTCGGGGCGACCGCGGCCGTCTGGGCGCTCACCCTGGCCTGGCCGGGCGGCCGGCCCCCGCTCGCCGTGCTCGTGACCCTGTGCGTGGTCCTCGGCGCCGGTGGGCCGGCCTCCATGATCGGCTTCGACTTCGCCCGCCCCGCGAACCCGCCCGAACGCCAGGGCACCGCCTCCGGGATCGTGAACATGGGCGGCTTCGTGGCGTCCATGACCACCCTGCTCGCGGTCGGACTGCTCCTCGACCTGACCGGCGGCGAGTACCGGGCCGCGTTCTCGGCGGTGTTCGTCCTCCAGGCGGTCGGCCTCGCGCAGATCGTCCGGCTGCGGGCGCGCGCCGCCACCCGGGAACGGGAACGGCTCGTCGCCAGCAGGGTCACCACCGTGCACGTACCGGCGGCCTGA
- a CDS encoding GntR family transcriptional regulator — protein MPASAALTAAPGTRATGAAAAPPTGPAAKQPPAADRVYGHVKQAVLDRRYEGGTLLTEGELAEAVGVSRTPVREALLRLEVEGLIKLYPKKGALVLPVSAQEIADVVETRLLVEEHAIRKAVPAPPRLIARLAELLTEQKAHAAAGRFTEAAVTDRCFHVEIVRSGGNEILSRLYEQLRDRQLRMGVAVMHSHPDRIAKTLTEHEEILDALRAGDTDRAVDVVHRHIGWFSGLARGDVR, from the coding sequence ATGCCTGCCTCCGCCGCCCTGACCGCCGCTCCCGGGACCCGTGCGACAGGCGCCGCCGCCGCTCCTCCCACCGGACCCGCCGCCAAGCAGCCGCCCGCCGCCGACCGGGTCTACGGCCACGTCAAACAGGCCGTACTGGACCGCCGCTACGAAGGCGGGACCCTGCTGACCGAGGGCGAGCTGGCCGAGGCCGTCGGCGTCTCCCGGACCCCCGTACGCGAAGCGCTGCTGCGGCTGGAGGTCGAGGGGCTGATCAAGCTCTACCCGAAGAAGGGCGCCCTCGTCCTGCCCGTCTCCGCGCAGGAGATCGCGGACGTCGTCGAGACCCGGCTGCTCGTCGAGGAGCACGCCATCCGCAAGGCCGTCCCCGCGCCGCCCCGGCTGATCGCCCGCCTCGCCGAACTCCTCACCGAGCAGAAGGCGCACGCGGCGGCCGGCCGGTTCACCGAGGCCGCCGTCACCGACCGCTGCTTCCATGTCGAGATCGTCCGCAGCGGCGGCAACGAGATCCTCTCCCGGCTCTACGAGCAGCTCCGCGACCGGCAGCTGCGGATGGGCGTCGCCGTCATGCACTCCCACCCCGACCGGATCGCCAAGACCCTGACCGAGCACGAGGAGATCCTCGACGCGCTGCGCGCCGGGGACACCGACCGCGCCGTCGACGTCGTGCACCGCCACATCGGCTGGTTCTCCGGCCTCGCCCGGGGTGACGTCCGGTGA
- a CDS encoding D-alanyl-D-alanine carboxypeptidase family protein, whose amino-acid sequence MTLTAGAMLAGGVTATSAQAASPAPPAITAKGGYVMNNATGRTLYSKAGGTKLSTGSTTKIMTAKVVLSQRNLNLDSKVTIQKAYSDYIVSKGASSAGLFVNDKVTVRQLLYGLMLPSGCDAAYALADKFGKGSTRDARVKSFIGQMNSTARTLGLRNTKFDSFDGISNGSNYSTPNDLTKLASNTMKNSTFRTIVKSKTTKQKVTTRSGGYRYMNWKNTNKLLGTYPGAIGIKTGSGPQAKYCLVFAATRGGKTVIGTVLASSSEANRNAEAKKLMDYAFKR is encoded by the coding sequence GTGACACTCACGGCGGGCGCGATGCTCGCCGGAGGCGTGACCGCCACCTCGGCCCAGGCCGCTTCCCCGGCACCGCCGGCCATCACGGCCAAGGGCGGCTATGTGATGAACAACGCGACGGGGCGCACTCTTTACAGCAAGGCCGGGGGCACCAAGCTGTCCACGGGCTCCACCACGAAGATCATGACCGCCAAGGTGGTGCTGTCGCAGCGGAATCTGAACCTCGACTCCAAGGTGACGATCCAGAAGGCGTACAGCGACTACATCGTGTCGAAGGGCGCCTCGTCGGCAGGGCTGTTCGTCAACGACAAGGTGACGGTCCGTCAGCTGCTGTACGGGCTGATGCTGCCGTCCGGCTGTGACGCGGCCTACGCGCTGGCGGACAAGTTCGGCAAGGGTTCGACGCGCGACGCCCGCGTCAAGTCGTTCATCGGCCAGATGAACAGCACCGCGCGGACCCTCGGTCTGCGCAACACCAAGTTCGACTCGTTCGACGGCATCAGCAACGGAAGCAATTACTCGACGCCGAACGATCTGACCAAGCTCGCGAGCAACACGATGAAGAACTCCACGTTCCGGACCATCGTGAAGTCGAAGACCACCAAGCAGAAGGTCACCACGCGCAGCGGTGGCTACCGCTACATGAACTGGAAGAACACCAACAAGCTGCTCGGGACCTACCCGGGCGCCATCGGCATCAAGACCGGCTCGGGCCCCCAGGCCAAGTACTGCCTGGTCTTCGCCGCGACCCGCGGCGGCAAGACGGTGATCGGCACCGTCCTGGCGTCCTCCTCCGAGGCCAACCGCAACGCGGAGGCCAAGAAGCTGATGGACTACGCGTTCAAGCGCTGA
- a CDS encoding dihydrolipoamide acetyltransferase family protein — MTQASVSVREFKMPDVGEGLTEAEILTWYVKVGDTVSDGQVVCEVETAKAAVELPIPFDGVVAELRFPAGTTVDVGQVIITVDVGGGGTLAQAAPAPEAPEAPASTPAAPEAPAAPTGEKPAPQGRTPVLVGYGVAESSTRRRPRKQDPAAQAPAPAPAPVVAEAPAPAPAPAPAANGARPLAKPPVRKLAKDLGVDLAVVTPSGPGGIVTREDVHAAAGPGTANGAVSAPAAEPSDGARQAPAPQPEAETQEHVQPQAPVSGARETRIPVKGVRKATAQAMVGSAFTAPHVTEFVTVDVTRTMKLVEELKRDADSYGLAGLRVNPLLLIARALLVAIKRNPEVNAAWDEANQEIVRKHYVNLGIAAATPRGLLVPNIKDAHEKSLPQLAKDLAELVATAREGKTSPAAMQGGTVTITNVGVFGVDTGTPILNPGESAILAVGAIKLQPWVHKGKVKPRQVTTLALSFDHRLVDGELGSRVLADLAAVLEQPKRFIAWA; from the coding sequence ATGACCCAGGCGTCCGTTTCCGTGCGCGAGTTCAAGATGCCCGATGTGGGCGAGGGCCTGACCGAGGCCGAGATCCTCACCTGGTACGTGAAGGTCGGCGACACCGTCTCCGACGGACAGGTCGTGTGCGAGGTCGAGACCGCCAAGGCGGCCGTCGAGCTGCCGATCCCGTTCGACGGGGTGGTGGCCGAACTGCGGTTCCCCGCGGGCACCACCGTGGACGTGGGGCAGGTGATCATCACCGTGGACGTGGGCGGTGGCGGCACCCTCGCCCAGGCCGCCCCCGCCCCGGAGGCCCCCGAGGCCCCGGCGTCCACCCCGGCCGCCCCCGAGGCCCCCGCTGCTCCCACCGGGGAGAAGCCCGCGCCCCAGGGCCGTACGCCGGTGCTGGTCGGGTACGGCGTGGCCGAGAGCTCGACCCGCCGCAGGCCGCGCAAGCAGGACCCGGCGGCGCAGGCCCCGGCACCGGCGCCCGCTCCCGTGGTGGCCGAGGCACCCGCCCCCGCGCCCGCCCCGGCTCCCGCCGCGAACGGCGCGCGGCCGCTCGCCAAGCCGCCCGTCCGCAAGCTGGCCAAGGACCTCGGGGTCGATCTCGCGGTGGTGACACCGAGCGGTCCCGGCGGGATCGTCACCCGGGAGGACGTCCACGCGGCGGCCGGACCCGGGACCGCGAACGGTGCCGTGTCCGCCCCGGCCGCGGAGCCGTCGGACGGGGCCCGGCAGGCACCGGCGCCCCAGCCCGAGGCGGAGACCCAGGAGCACGTACAGCCGCAGGCGCCCGTGTCCGGGGCGCGGGAGACCCGGATCCCGGTCAAGGGGGTCCGCAAGGCGACCGCGCAGGCCATGGTCGGTTCGGCGTTCACCGCCCCGCATGTCACCGAGTTCGTCACCGTCGACGTGACGCGCACGATGAAGCTGGTGGAGGAGCTCAAGCGGGACGCCGACAGCTACGGTCTCGCGGGGCTGCGGGTGAATCCGCTGCTGCTGATCGCCCGTGCGCTGCTGGTCGCGATCAAGCGCAACCCGGAGGTCAACGCGGCGTGGGACGAGGCGAACCAGGAGATCGTGCGCAAGCACTACGTGAACCTGGGCATCGCCGCCGCCACCCCGCGCGGACTGCTCGTCCCGAACATCAAGGACGCGCACGAGAAGTCTTTGCCGCAGCTGGCGAAGGACCTGGCCGAACTGGTCGCCACGGCACGTGAGGGCAAGACCTCACCCGCCGCGATGCAGGGGGGCACGGTCACCATCACCAATGTCGGGGTCTTCGGCGTCGACACGGGCACCCCCATCCTGAACCCGGGGGAGTCCGCGATCCTCGCCGTCGGCGCGATCAAGCTCCAGCCCTGGGTGCACAAGGGCAAGGTGAAGCCCCGCCAGGTCACCACCCTCGCCCTCTCCTTCGACCACCGGCTGGTCGACGGCGAGCTGGGCTCCCGGGTGCTCGCCGATCTGGCGGCGGTTCTGGAACAGCCCAAGAGGTTCATCGCCTGGGCGTGA
- a CDS encoding alpha-ketoacid dehydrogenase subunit beta, with translation MAVKKLPIAKAINESLRRALDTDPKVLVMGEDVGKLGGVFRVTDGLQKDFGEERVIDTPLAESGIVGTAIGLALRGYRPVVEIQFDGFVFPAYDQIVTQLAKMHARALGKIKLPVVIRIPYGGGIGAVEHHSESPEALFAHVAGLKVVSPSNSSDAYWMLQQAIQSDDPVIFFEPKRRYWDKSEVDPESIPGPLHKASVVRTGTDLTLVAYGPMVKVCLEAAAAAEEEGRSLEVVDLRSISPIDFDTVQTSVEKTRRLVVVHEAPVFLGSGAELAARITERSFYHLEAPVLRVGGYHAPYPPARLEEEYLPGLDRVLDAVDRSLAY, from the coding sequence ATGGCCGTCAAGAAGCTGCCGATCGCCAAGGCGATCAACGAATCCCTGCGCCGCGCGCTCGACACCGACCCCAAGGTCCTGGTGATGGGCGAGGACGTGGGCAAGCTCGGCGGGGTGTTCCGGGTGACCGACGGACTCCAGAAGGACTTCGGGGAGGAGCGGGTCATCGACACCCCGCTCGCCGAGTCCGGCATCGTCGGCACGGCCATCGGTCTCGCGCTGCGCGGGTACCGCCCGGTGGTGGAGATCCAGTTCGACGGCTTCGTCTTCCCGGCGTACGACCAGATCGTCACGCAGCTCGCGAAGATGCACGCGCGGGCGCTGGGCAAGATCAAGCTGCCGGTCGTCATCCGTATCCCCTACGGCGGCGGCATCGGCGCGGTCGAGCACCACTCGGAGTCGCCGGAGGCCCTGTTCGCGCATGTGGCGGGCCTGAAGGTGGTCTCCCCGTCGAACTCCTCCGACGCGTACTGGATGCTCCAGCAGGCGATCCAGAGCGACGACCCGGTCATCTTCTTCGAGCCCAAGCGGCGCTACTGGGACAAGAGCGAGGTCGACCCCGAGTCGATCCCCGGCCCGCTGCACAAGGCGTCCGTGGTCCGTACGGGCACCGATCTCACGCTGGTCGCGTACGGCCCGATGGTGAAGGTCTGCCTGGAGGCCGCCGCGGCGGCCGAGGAGGAGGGCCGTTCGCTGGAGGTCGTCGATCTGCGGTCCATCTCCCCGATCGACTTCGACACGGTGCAGACGTCCGTGGAGAAGACCCGCCGGCTGGTCGTCGTCCATGAGGCGCCGGTCTTCCTCGGCTCGGGCGCGGAGCTGGCGGCGCGGATCACCGAGCGGTCCTTCTACCACCTGGAGGCCCCCGTCCTGCGGGTCGGCGGCTACCACGCGCCGTATCCCCCGGCGCGGCTGGAGGAGGAGTACCTGCCGGGTCTCGACCGGGTGCTCGACGCCGTCGACCGCTCGCTGGCGTACTGA
- the pdhA gene encoding pyruvate dehydrogenase (acetyl-transferring) E1 component subunit alpha produces MTVESTVTRGPRKRAAAKKTPGGQPDLVQLLTPEGKRVRPTKALAEYAAFVEDITPEELRGLYRDMVLTRRFDAEATSLQRQGELGLWASLLGQEAAQIGSGRATRPDDYVFPTYREHGVAWTRGVDPTLLLGMFRGVNNGGWDPTTNNFHLYTIVIGSQTLHATGYAMGIAKDGADSAVIAYFGDGASSQGDVAESFTFSAVYNAPVVFFCQNNQWAISEPTEKQTRVPLYQRARGYGFPGVRVDGNDVLACLAVTRWALERARRGEGPTLVEAFTYRMGAHTTSDDPTRYRHDDERAAWEAKDPIIRLRAYLEAQSHADEAFFAELEAESEALGKRVREVVRAMPDPEHLAIFDNVYADGHALVDEERAQFAAYQASFADGEDK; encoded by the coding sequence GTGACCGTGGAGAGCACTGTCACGCGGGGGCCGCGCAAGCGGGCCGCCGCGAAGAAGACCCCGGGCGGCCAGCCCGACCTCGTCCAGCTTCTGACCCCCGAGGGCAAGCGGGTCAGGCCGACCAAGGCGCTCGCCGAGTACGCCGCGTTCGTCGAGGACATCACCCCCGAGGAGCTGCGCGGGCTCTACCGCGACATGGTCCTCACCCGCCGCTTCGACGCCGAGGCGACCTCCCTCCAGCGCCAGGGCGAGCTGGGCCTGTGGGCCTCGCTGCTCGGCCAGGAGGCCGCGCAGATCGGCTCGGGCCGCGCCACCCGCCCGGACGACTACGTGTTCCCCACGTACCGGGAGCACGGCGTCGCCTGGACCCGGGGCGTCGACCCCACACTGCTCCTCGGGATGTTCCGGGGGGTCAACAACGGCGGCTGGGACCCCACCACCAACAACTTCCACCTGTACACGATCGTCATCGGCTCGCAGACCCTGCACGCCACCGGCTACGCCATGGGCATCGCCAAGGACGGCGCGGACTCGGCGGTGATCGCGTACTTCGGTGACGGCGCCTCCAGCCAGGGCGACGTGGCGGAGTCGTTCACCTTCTCGGCGGTCTACAACGCGCCCGTGGTGTTCTTCTGCCAGAACAACCAGTGGGCGATCTCCGAGCCGACCGAGAAGCAGACCCGGGTGCCGCTGTACCAGCGCGCACGCGGCTACGGCTTCCCCGGTGTACGGGTCGACGGCAACGACGTCCTCGCGTGTCTCGCCGTCACCCGCTGGGCGCTGGAGCGCGCCCGCCGGGGCGAGGGGCCGACCCTGGTCGAGGCGTTCACGTACCGGATGGGCGCGCACACCACGTCCGACGACCCCACCCGCTACCGCCACGACGACGAGCGGGCGGCCTGGGAGGCCAAGGACCCGATCATCCGGCTGCGCGCGTACCTGGAGGCCCAGTCGCACGCGGACGAGGCGTTCTTCGCGGAGCTGGAGGCCGAGAGCGAGGCACTCGGCAAGCGGGTGCGTGAGGTGGTGCGGGCCATGCCGGACCCGGAGCATCTGGCCATCTTCGACAACGTGTACGCGGACGGGCACGCGCTCGTCGACGAGGAGCGCGCGCAGTTCGCCGCCTACCAGGCGTCGTTCGCGGACGGGGAGGACAAGTGA
- a CDS encoding response regulator — protein sequence MREEGKITVFLLDDHEVVRRGVHEMLSGEDDIEVVGEAGTAAEALARIPAVRPDVAVLDVRLPDGSGVEVCREIRSADESVKCLMLTSFADDEALFDAIMAGASGYVLKAIRGNELLSAVREVAAGKSLLDPVATGRVLERLRDGGRDKGDAKLASLTEQERKILDLIGEGLTNRVIGERLHLAEKTIKNYVSSLLSKLGMERRSQAAAYVARIQARRD from the coding sequence GTGCGCGAAGAGGGAAAAATTACGGTATTTCTTCTCGACGACCATGAGGTCGTCCGCCGCGGTGTCCACGAGATGCTGAGCGGCGAGGACGACATCGAGGTCGTCGGTGAGGCGGGCACCGCGGCGGAGGCCCTGGCGCGTATCCCGGCGGTCCGTCCGGACGTGGCCGTGCTGGACGTCCGGCTGCCGGACGGCAGCGGTGTCGAGGTGTGCCGGGAGATCCGGTCGGCCGACGAGTCCGTGAAGTGCCTGATGCTGACGTCGTTCGCGGACGACGAGGCCCTCTTCGACGCGATCATGGCGGGTGCCTCGGGCTATGTCCTCAAGGCGATCCGCGGCAACGAACTGCTGTCGGCGGTGCGTGAGGTCGCCGCCGGGAAGTCCCTGCTCGACCCGGTCGCCACGGGGCGGGTGCTGGAGCGGCTGCGGGACGGCGGCCGGGACAAGGGCGACGCGAAGCTGGCGTCGCTGACCGAGCAGGAGCGCAAGATCCTCGATCTGATCGGGGAGGGGCTGACCAACCGGGTGATCGGTGAGCGGCTGCACCTCGCCGAGAAGACCATCAAGAACTATGTGTCCAGCCTGCTGTCCAAGCTCGGGATGGAGCGGCGCAGCCAGGCGGCGGCGTACGTGGCACGCATCCAGGCCCGCCGGGACTGA
- a CDS encoding pyridoxamine 5'-phosphate oxidase family protein — protein sequence MPLPTPSSASPDPAGDTARAYALLAGTGHGRVATSMRALPFLATARHILADGRLLLRMHRGTGYHQACVGSVVAYGADNLGGRDAAGGEWSVQLVGVCEAVRPSDGELLLFGPVPGRMDGEPYDPVYLRIEPQFITVHTADPAPPAGD from the coding sequence ATGCCCCTGCCCACGCCCAGCTCCGCGTCGCCGGACCCCGCGGGCGACACCGCCCGCGCCTACGCCCTGCTGGCCGGGACCGGTCACGGGCGGGTGGCCACGAGCATGCGCGCGCTCCCGTTCCTCGCCACCGCGCGCCACATCCTGGCCGACGGCCGGCTGCTGCTGCGGATGCACCGGGGCACCGGCTATCACCAGGCGTGCGTCGGCAGTGTCGTCGCGTACGGCGCGGACAACCTCGGCGGGCGGGACGCGGCCGGGGGCGAGTGGTCCGTGCAGCTCGTCGGGGTGTGCGAGGCCGTGCGGCCGAGCGACGGGGAGCTGCTGCTGTTCGGTCCGGTCCCGGGGCGGATGGACGGGGAGCCGTACGACCCGGTGTATCTGCGGATCGAGCCCCAGTTCATCACCGTGCACACCGCGGACCCGGCGCCGCCCGCAGGGGACTGA